A window of Clostridium botulinum BKT015925 contains these coding sequences:
- a CDS encoding ABC transporter substrate-binding protein has translation MKKIISFVLITTMGLMLLSGCSSSKHSLGRQSGEDNSLKCMKSSGKLRIGLDDSYPPMEFRDEKNNLIGFDIDLSNEIAKKLGVKVEFVTTEFNGILLGLQSKKFDAIIAGFSITEDRKKSVNFSDPYVLGGQVIAVKKGNTSIKKLSDLKYKIVGCQMGSNGQNCAEKNLKDIKELRKYSKITQAFSDMAIGRIDAVIMDAQVGGYYLSKNPGEFEVLNEMVVKQPMGIAFKIGDNALKNEVQKIVNDLKKEGILSKLSLKWFGFDAYKDK, from the coding sequence ATGAAAAAAATTATTAGCTTTGTGTTAATAACTACTATGGGGCTAATGTTACTATCAGGATGTAGTAGTTCAAAACATAGTTTAGGAAGACAAAGCGGAGAAGATAATTCTTTAAAATGTATGAAAAGTTCAGGAAAGTTACGTATAGGATTGGATGATTCATATCCACCAATGGAATTTAGGGATGAAAAAAATAATTTAATAGGTTTTGATATAGATTTAAGTAATGAAATAGCAAAAAAATTAGGAGTTAAAGTAGAATTTGTTACTACGGAATTCAATGGAATATTACTAGGGTTACAATCTAAAAAATTTGATGCTATTATTGCTGGATTTAGTATTACCGAGGATAGAAAAAAGTCTGTAAATTTTAGTGATCCATACGTTTTAGGGGGACAGGTAATAGCAGTTAAAAAGGGTAATACTTCAATAAAAAAACTTTCAGATCTTAAATATAAAATAGTTGGTTGTCAAATGGGATCCAATGGACAAAATTGTGCAGAAAAAAATTTAAAAGATATAAAAGAACTAAGAAAGTATAGTAAAATAACACAAGCTTTTAGTGATATGGCAATAGGAAGAATAGATGCGGTAATTATGGATGCTCAAGTTGGAGGATATTATTTATCGAAAAATCCAGGTGAGTTTGAAGTGTTAAATGAAATGGTAGTAAAACAACCTATGGGAATTGCATTTAAAATTGGGGATAATGCTTTAAAGAATGAAGTGCAAAAGATAGTAAATGATTTAAAGAAAGAAGGAATTTTATCTAAGTTATCACTTAAATGGTTTGGTTTTGATGCATATAAGGACAAATAA
- a CDS encoding isocitrate dehydrogenase (NAD(+)), with protein sequence MVHNVTLIPGDGIGPEITLAAKKIIESTGVDINWDIVEAGEKLIPKEGTPLPEYVIKSIKKNKVALKGPITTPVGKGFKSVNVRLRQALDLYANVRPVKTYKGVFSRYENVNLIIVRENTEGLYSGIEHKVGDFAAESIKIITKKASDRIVKFAFELARKNGREKVMAVHKANIMKLSDGLFLKCARKIAENYNDIEFNDMIVDAMSMKLVQNPEKYDVLVMPNLYGDILSDMASGLVGGLGIVPGANIGNDIAVFEAVHGSAPDIAGKNIANPTAILLSGVMMLKHLGEFKAAEQIDAAITKVLEEGKVITQDLGGVSTTSKFVEEIIKNL encoded by the coding sequence ATGGTGCATAATGTAACATTAATTCCTGGGGACGGAATAGGACCAGAAATAACTTTAGCTGCTAAAAAGATTATTGAATCTACAGGAGTTGATATAAATTGGGACATTGTAGAAGCAGGAGAAAAGCTTATACCGAAGGAAGGAACTCCACTTCCCGAGTATGTTATTAAAAGCATAAAGAAAAATAAAGTTGCATTAAAAGGCCCTATTACGACACCTGTTGGGAAGGGGTTCAAAAGTGTTAATGTAAGATTAAGACAGGCTTTAGATCTTTATGCAAATGTAAGACCAGTAAAAACCTATAAAGGGGTTTTTTCTAGATATGAGAATGTAAATCTTATAATAGTAAGGGAAAATACAGAAGGATTGTATTCGGGAATTGAGCATAAAGTAGGTGACTTTGCTGCTGAAAGCATAAAAATAATTACAAAAAAAGCAAGTGATAGGATAGTGAAATTTGCTTTCGAACTTGCAAGAAAAAATGGTAGAGAAAAAGTAATGGCAGTGCATAAAGCCAATATAATGAAATTATCCGACGGACTTTTCTTAAAATGTGCTAGAAAAATAGCTGAAAATTATAACGATATAGAGTTTAATGATATGATAGTAGATGCTATGAGTATGAAATTGGTGCAAAATCCTGAAAAATATGATGTTCTTGTTATGCCCAATTTATATGGGGATATATTATCGGATATGGCATCAGGACTTGTTGGAGGATTAGGAATAGTACCAGGAGCCAATATAGGAAATGATATTGCAGTTTTTGAAGCTGTTCATGGATCTGCTCCAGATATTGCAGGAAAAAATATAGCTAATCCGACCGCTATACTTCTAAGTGGAGTCATGATGCTTAAGCATTTAGGAGAATTTAAAGCAGCTGAACAAATAGATGCTGCTATAACTAAGGTATTAGAAGAAGGTAAAGTTATTACACAAGATCTTGGGGGAGTATCTACAACTTCCAAGTTCGTAGAAGAAATAATTAAAAATTTATAA
- a CDS encoding aconitate hydratase yields MGSNIVEKILKSHLVVGNMKRGEEIGIRIDQTLTQDSTGTMAYLQFEALQVDKVKTKKSVAYVDHNMLQTGPENADDHKYIQTVAKKYGIYFSKPGNGICHQVHLERFGIPGDTLIGSDSHTPTAGGIGMIGIGAGGVDVAVAMGGGEYYIKMPSIIKVELKGKLNPWVSAKDIILEILRRVTVKGGVDKIFEYSGDGVKTLSVPERATITNMGAELGVTTSIFPSDEVTLEFLKAQGREKDFKEIKADKDALYEDVIEINLSELEPMIACPYSPDNVMKVSDVKRKKVNQVTIGSCTNSSYIDMMKVAKILEGNTIHEDVSLVIGPGSKQVLNMLAESGALSKMISSGARILEVGCGPCIGMGQAPANGAISLRTINRNFKGRCGTKSAGVYLVSPEVAAVSALTGYITDPREFYKMPSIKSPKKFLINDNLVISPAKNPEKVEIVRGPNIKSFPRANELKSTVKGKVLIKVGDNITTDHIIPSDARLLPFRSNIPHLANYCLVPCNEDFPKRAKENNGGFIISGENYGQGSSREHAALVPLYLGIKAVCAKSFARIHKANLINNGIMPLEFIKDSDYDSIDEFDEFIIENTKVAVESGKAIIKNVTKNKRYNVRLKLSEREKNIILKGGIINSIKCSNI; encoded by the coding sequence ATGGGGAGTAATATTGTAGAAAAAATTTTAAAAAGTCATTTAGTAGTAGGAAACATGAAAAGGGGAGAAGAAATAGGTATTAGAATAGATCAAACATTAACACAAGATTCCACTGGTACTATGGCATATTTGCAATTTGAGGCTTTGCAAGTTGATAAAGTTAAAACGAAAAAGTCAGTAGCTTATGTAGATCATAATATGCTTCAAACAGGGCCAGAAAATGCAGATGACCATAAGTATATTCAAACAGTAGCAAAAAAATATGGAATATACTTTTCTAAACCTGGTAATGGTATATGTCATCAAGTTCATTTAGAAAGGTTTGGAATACCGGGAGATACACTAATAGGTTCTGATAGTCATACACCTACTGCTGGAGGAATAGGAATGATAGGTATTGGAGCAGGAGGAGTAGATGTAGCAGTTGCCATGGGTGGAGGAGAATACTATATAAAAATGCCTAGTATTATAAAAGTTGAACTTAAGGGAAAGTTGAATCCTTGGGTTTCTGCAAAAGATATTATCCTAGAAATTTTAAGAAGAGTTACTGTAAAAGGTGGAGTTGATAAAATATTTGAGTATTCAGGAGATGGAGTTAAAACTTTATCTGTTCCAGAAAGAGCTACTATAACTAATATGGGGGCTGAACTTGGCGTAACTACATCTATTTTTCCAAGTGATGAAGTTACACTAGAATTTTTAAAAGCACAGGGAAGAGAAAAAGATTTTAAAGAAATAAAGGCGGATAAAGATGCTTTATATGAAGATGTTATAGAAATAAATCTAAGTGAATTAGAACCTATGATTGCATGTCCATATAGTCCTGATAATGTAATGAAAGTATCAGATGTTAAGAGAAAGAAAGTTAATCAAGTTACTATAGGAAGTTGTACAAATTCTTCTTATATAGATATGATGAAGGTTGCAAAAATATTAGAGGGAAATACTATTCATGAAGATGTATCGTTGGTAATTGGGCCTGGTTCAAAACAAGTGTTAAATATGCTAGCTGAAAGTGGAGCTCTTTCCAAAATGATTTCGTCTGGAGCAAGAATTTTGGAAGTAGGTTGTGGACCATGCATAGGCATGGGTCAAGCACCAGCCAATGGAGCAATATCTCTAAGAACTATAAATCGTAATTTTAAAGGAAGATGTGGTACTAAAAGTGCTGGAGTATACCTTGTAAGTCCAGAAGTAGCAGCAGTTTCAGCATTAACTGGGTATATAACAGATCCTAGAGAATTTTACAAAATGCCTAGTATAAAATCACCTAAGAAATTTTTAATTAATGATAATTTAGTTATTAGTCCAGCAAAAAATCCAGAAAAAGTTGAAATTGTGAGAGGACCAAATATAAAATCTTTTCCAAGGGCAAATGAATTAAAGTCTACAGTTAAAGGAAAAGTTTTAATTAAGGTAGGAGATAATATTACAACAGATCATATAATACCATCAGATGCAAGGCTGTTACCATTTAGGTCCAATATACCTCATCTAGCAAATTATTGTTTAGTACCATGTAATGAGGATTTTCCTAAAAGAGCTAAAGAAAATAATGGGGGATTTATAATATCAGGAGAAAATTATGGTCAAGGTTCTAGTAGGGAACATGCGGCATTAGTACCACTTTATCTCGGAATAAAGGCGGTATGTGCGAAGTCATTTGCTAGAATTCATAAAGCAAATCTTATAAATAATGGAATAATGCCACTAGAATTCATAAAAGATAGTGATTATGATAGCATAGATGAATTTGATGAGTTTATTATAGAAAATACAAAAGTAGCAGTTGAAAGTGGAAAAGCAATAATTAAAAATGTAACTAAGAATAAAAGATATAATGTGAGGTTAAAACTTTCAGAAAGAGAAAAAAATATTATATTAAAAGGTGGAATTATAAACAGTATTAAATGTAGCAATATATAA
- a CDS encoding lysophospholipid acyltransferase family protein: MKTLSVYTYVVLNMISTLFSKRKYNAMKSKGNKEDAEQLLHKVVKKWAKGILDKAGVTVNVTGLENLPDNACCFVSNHQGDFDIVTILATIDKPMGFIAKKEMEKLPIISWWMKQMQCVFMDRANVREALKAINEGSENMKNGQSMVIFPEGTRSKSSTIGEFKKGSLKMATKAKVPIVPITLDGTYKIYEGNNGKIKSGEVKMVIGKPIYLDEFSREDQKNISEIVKNEIVKNL, encoded by the coding sequence ATGAAGACTTTAAGTGTGTATACATATGTTGTATTAAATATGATAAGTACTCTTTTTTCAAAAAGAAAATATAATGCTATGAAAAGTAAGGGTAACAAAGAAGATGCAGAACAACTTTTACATAAAGTAGTAAAGAAATGGGCAAAGGGTATACTGGATAAAGCAGGAGTAACTGTTAATGTAACAGGCCTTGAAAATTTACCAGATAACGCATGTTGTTTTGTATCAAATCACCAAGGAGATTTTGATATAGTTACCATTTTAGCTACAATAGATAAGCCTATGGGCTTTATTGCTAAAAAAGAAATGGAGAAATTACCAATTATATCATGGTGGATGAAACAAATGCAATGTGTATTTATGGACAGAGCTAATGTAAGGGAAGCATTAAAAGCTATAAATGAAGGTTCTGAAAATATGAAAAATGGTCAATCCATGGTTATTTTTCCTGAAGGGACAAGAAGTAAGAGTAGTACTATAGGAGAATTTAAAAAAGGAAGTTTAAAGATGGCAACTAAAGCTAAAGTCCCAATAGTTCCAATTACATTAGATGGTACTTATAAGATATATGAAGGTAATAATGGAAAGATAAAAAGTGGAGAAGTTAAAATGGTTATTGGGAAGCCAATATATTTAGATGAATTCTCAAGAGAAGATCAAAAGAATATATCAGAAATAGTAAAAAATGAAATAGTAAAAAACTTATAA
- a CDS encoding ComEC/Rec2 family competence protein: MKINKKLLTFSLTAIIILLIFFLYIFFSCIPTSTSKIPYRKDYLRVHYIDVGQGDSILIQFNDKNLLIDAGCNNKKVQRYLKKCGVKRLNYLIATHPHDDHIGGMHYIIDEFKIDKFLAPKATNNTATFKNMLIKLKENNLKITTTKAGDVIDLDPKLNIFVVAPSNFNYRNLNNYSIVVKLSYNKTSFLFCGDAENLSEDEILKEGYNIKSDILKLGHHGSNTSSSKNFLDDVNPKIAIISCGKNNDYGHPHKETLKKLKTRNITTYRTDLHGTIILETNGTKIIKRQ, from the coding sequence ATGAAAATAAACAAAAAGCTTTTAACTTTTTCATTAACTGCTATAATAATATTATTAATATTTTTCTTATACATATTTTTTAGTTGTATTCCAACCTCAACTTCTAAAATTCCCTATAGAAAAGATTATTTAAGGGTACATTATATAGATGTTGGTCAAGGTGATTCTATTTTGATACAATTTAATGACAAAAACCTTTTAATAGACGCTGGATGTAACAATAAAAAAGTTCAACGTTATTTAAAAAAATGTGGTGTGAAAAGATTAAACTATTTAATAGCTACTCATCCTCATGATGATCATATAGGTGGAATGCATTATATAATTGATGAATTTAAAATAGATAAATTTCTGGCTCCTAAAGCTACTAATAATACAGCTACATTTAAAAATATGTTAATTAAACTTAAGGAAAATAATTTAAAAATCACTACTACTAAGGCAGGTGACGTTATAGATTTAGACCCCAAATTAAATATTTTTGTTGTAGCTCCTAGTAATTTTAATTATAGAAATTTAAATAATTATTCTATAGTTGTAAAACTCTCTTATAATAAAACTAGTTTTTTATTTTGCGGAGATGCTGAAAATCTAAGTGAAGATGAAATTTTAAAAGAAGGATATAACATTAAATCAGATATATTAAAACTTGGTCATCACGGAAGTAATACATCTTCATCTAAAAATTTTTTAGACGATGTAAATCCTAAAATTGCAATAATTAGTTGTGGTAAAAATAATGACTACGGACATCCACACAAGGAAACTTTGAAAAAATTAAAAACTAGAAATATTACTACATATAGGACAGATCTACATGGAACTATAATACTTGAAACTAATGGAACAAAAATTATAAAAAGGCAGTGA
- the lgt gene encoding prolipoprotein diacylglyceryl transferase, whose translation MNPIAFKLFGLEIRWYGIVICLGMILAYFLAFKRSKIYNIDFDKLTDIFIVSLPISILCARLYYVIFNWSCYSLNLYDILNIRQGGLAIHGGLIGAIISSYLMSKYKKINYLDLLDTVAPPFILAQAIGRWGNFFNGEAHGGIVSQQFISYFPNFIQKGMFLDGAYYHPTFLYESIWNLLIFILLIILSKKHLEKGSIFFLYLILYSLGRFFIEGLRTDSLMLGSLRIAQVISLVFIILGIILFIRTNKHKNKYNQ comes from the coding sequence ATGAATCCAATAGCATTTAAATTATTTGGTCTTGAAATTCGTTGGTATGGAATTGTAATATGTTTAGGTATGATTTTAGCATACTTTTTAGCTTTTAAACGAAGTAAAATTTATAATATTGATTTTGATAAATTAACAGATATATTTATAGTATCTCTTCCAATATCCATACTTTGTGCTAGATTATACTATGTAATATTTAATTGGTCTTGCTACAGTTTAAATTTATATGATATATTAAATATTCGTCAAGGTGGACTTGCAATTCATGGGGGTCTTATAGGCGCTATAATCAGTTCTTATCTAATGAGTAAATATAAAAAAATAAACTATTTAGATTTACTTGATACTGTAGCTCCTCCTTTTATCTTGGCACAAGCCATTGGTAGATGGGGAAACTTCTTTAATGGAGAAGCACATGGTGGTATAGTATCACAACAGTTTATATCCTATTTTCCAAACTTTATTCAAAAAGGCATGTTTCTAGACGGTGCTTATTATCATCCTACATTTTTATATGAGTCTATATGGAACTTATTGATATTTATTTTATTAATTATTTTAAGTAAAAAACATTTAGAAAAAGGTTCAATATTTTTCTTATACTTAATTCTATATTCACTTGGAAGATTCTTTATAGAAGGGCTTAGAACTGATAGTTTAATGCTTGGTTCTTTAAGAATAGCTCAAGTTATAAGTCTTGTATTTATAATCTTAGGTATTATTTTATTTATTAGAACAAATAAACATAAAAATAAATATAATCAATAA
- a CDS encoding undecaprenyl-diphosphate phosphatase, which translates to MESLFFIIKAIIIGIVEGITEFLPVSSTGHMIIVEDLIKFKEGAEPISLYTKQYIDAFTMIIQLGAILAIVVLYWGKIKKSLENFSPSHPKSGFRFWLNIAIAAVPAGVLGLKYHSKINEKLFNPASVTVALIVGAIWMIFAEKKYRGKFKTKDIDGVTIKQAFIIGCFQCLALWPGMSRSASTIIGAWIVGVSTVAAAEFSFFLALPVMFGITLKSLKDINVFTLSSMHIIGLTVGFLVSFFVALIVVDKFINFLKKKPMRVFAIYRILLGIVLIVLFWFNVI; encoded by the coding sequence TTGGAAAGTTTATTTTTTATAATCAAAGCCATAATTATAGGTATAGTTGAAGGGATTACAGAATTTTTACCGGTTTCTTCAACTGGACATATGATTATTGTAGAAGATCTTATTAAATTTAAAGAAGGAGCAGAGCCAATTTCTTTATACACAAAACAATACATAGATGCATTTACAATGATAATTCAATTAGGTGCTATTTTAGCTATCGTAGTTTTGTATTGGGGAAAGATTAAAAAAAGTCTTGAAAATTTTTCGCCATCACACCCAAAATCAGGTTTTAGGTTCTGGTTAAACATAGCTATAGCAGCAGTTCCTGCAGGAGTTCTTGGACTTAAATATCATAGTAAAATTAATGAAAAACTATTTAATCCAGCAAGTGTTACAGTAGCATTAATAGTAGGCGCAATATGGATGATCTTTGCAGAAAAAAAATATAGAGGAAAATTTAAAACTAAAGACATTGATGGTGTTACAATTAAACAAGCTTTTATAATAGGATGTTTTCAATGTTTAGCTTTATGGCCTGGAATGTCTAGATCAGCATCTACCATAATTGGAGCATGGATAGTTGGAGTTTCAACAGTTGCAGCAGCTGAATTTTCATTCTTTTTAGCATTACCAGTAATGTTTGGGATTACTTTAAAATCTTTAAAAGATATAAATGTATTTACTTTAAGCTCTATGCATATAATTGGACTAACAGTAGGATTTTTAGTATCATTCTTTGTTGCACTTATAGTTGTAGATAAATTTATTAATTTCTTGAAAAAGAAACCTATGAGGGTTTTTGCTATATATAGAATACTTCTAGGAATAGTATTAATAGTTTTATTTTGGTTTAATGTAATTTAG
- a CDS encoding transglutaminase domain-containing protein, giving the protein MNKKRRVIMRLLILLMIGFVIGLNFKKYRQSSKNDFNIIKWDNFYGEKNINLYYGTTEKQVLTQLNSKYRVNDIIANSKDELEKSIKIMNWVRANMKYDKNKKNKVEDKGAADILESKQKSKPYSNLEICTVFNEFCNSANIISRIGKLTISDSTKTKDNPSFFVCEVWNVKYNKWIMIDVINGGYVCEKDMPLSIVDVIQKGICNLQIVSDESPDKYKKKMSKYFYAYTIKIDNTIYNAKQSNCYVTFINNNEDRINMKNPLEYPSIYTKNKYLFQVSPEEENKQYNSDEVPTMIFSKVIKNKESKDNKSDKEIKEELCIGVFKNSSMEEKYYISINGSPFEEKNKYFKVQIKKGLNNIKLSKDGKKTIREVAFKYKE; this is encoded by the coding sequence ATGAATAAAAAAAGAAGAGTAATTATGCGTTTATTAATATTGCTCATGATTGGTTTTGTAATAGGTTTGAATTTTAAAAAATATAGGCAAAGTAGTAAAAATGATTTCAACATAATTAAGTGGGACAATTTTTATGGAGAAAAAAATATAAATTTATATTATGGAACAACAGAAAAACAAGTTTTGACTCAGCTAAATTCTAAATATAGAGTAAATGATATTATAGCGAATTCTAAAGATGAACTAGAAAAATCTATAAAAATAATGAATTGGGTAAGAGCCAATATGAAATATGATAAAAATAAAAAGAATAAAGTAGAAGATAAAGGTGCTGCAGATATTTTAGAATCAAAACAAAAATCAAAACCATACTCGAATTTAGAGATTTGTACTGTATTTAATGAATTTTGTAATTCGGCTAATATTATATCTAGAATAGGTAAACTTACAATTTCAGATAGTACAAAAACAAAAGATAATCCTAGTTTTTTTGTATGTGAAGTATGGAATGTAAAATATAATAAATGGATTATGATAGATGTAATAAATGGAGGATATGTATGTGAAAAAGACATGCCGTTGAGTATTGTAGATGTAATCCAAAAAGGTATATGTAATTTACAAATAGTGTCTGATGAAAGCCCTGATAAATATAAAAAGAAGATGAGTAAGTATTTCTATGCTTATACTATAAAAATAGATAACACAATATATAATGCAAAACAAAGTAACTGTTATGTAACTTTTATAAATAATAATGAAGATAGAATAAACATGAAAAACCCTTTAGAATATCCATCAATTTATACAAAAAATAAGTATTTATTTCAAGTATCACCTGAAGAAGAAAATAAACAATATAATAGTGATGAAGTTCCTACTATGATATTTTCTAAAGTGATAAAGAATAAGGAAAGTAAGGATAACAAATCTGATAAAGAGATAAAAGAAGAGTTATGTATTGGAGTATTTAAAAATAGTTCTATGGAAGAAAAGTATTACATAAGTATTAATGGTTCTCCTTTTGAAGAAAAAAATAAATATTTTAAAGTTCAAATAAAAAAGGGATTGAATAATATTAAATTATCAAAAGATGGGAAAAAAACAATTAGAGAAGTTGCTTTTAAGTATAAAGAATAA
- a CDS encoding cation diffusion facilitator family transporter: MSNEERYKIGNKISKVTILFNLILSIAKTLIGFIGNSSAMISDGIHSASDVLSTICVMIGLKLAKKPEDKRHPYGHEKFEPIVSKLLALILGITSCVIGYKAIKNITIGSYTTPSIITVYAAIISILTKEWMYWYTIKGARKIESSALMADAWHHRSDALSSIGSLIGILGARFGYLILDPIASLVICVVIMKVSVDIYIDATNQLMDCSADNDTVNKILKSILDVNGVIKIDDLKTRIHASRLYVDVEISVDKDLSLSKAHDIAETVHKKVEERTKKVKHCMVHVNPY, translated from the coding sequence TTGAGTAATGAAGAGCGTTATAAGATAGGAAATAAAATTTCAAAGGTTACCATCCTATTTAATTTGATATTATCAATAGCAAAAACGCTTATAGGTTTTATTGGAAATAGTAGTGCTATGATTTCTGATGGTATACATTCTGCATCAGATGTATTAAGCACAATATGTGTTATGATTGGACTAAAACTAGCAAAAAAGCCCGAAGATAAAAGACATCCTTATGGACATGAAAAATTTGAACCTATAGTATCGAAATTATTAGCGTTAATACTTGGAATAACTTCATGTGTTATTGGATATAAAGCAATAAAAAATATAACAATAGGAAGTTACACAACACCAAGTATTATAACTGTTTATGCAGCTATTATATCTATATTAACTAAGGAATGGATGTATTGGTATACAATTAAAGGAGCAAGAAAAATAGAAAGTTCAGCTTTGATGGCAGATGCGTGGCATCATCGTTCAGATGCTTTATCATCTATAGGAAGTTTAATAGGTATTTTAGGTGCAAGATTCGGTTATTTGATTTTAGATCCTATTGCATCTTTAGTTATATGTGTAGTTATCATGAAGGTATCAGTGGATATATATATAGATGCTACTAATCAATTAATGGATTGTTCGGCAGACAATGATACTGTAAATAAAATATTAAAAAGTATATTAGATGTTAATGGTGTGATAAAAATTGATGATTTAAAAACTAGGATTCATGCAAGTAGATTATATGTTGATGTTGAAATTTCTGTTGATAAGGACTTATCTTTGAGTAAAGCGCATGATATTGCAGAGACAGTGCATAAAAAAGTAGAAGAAAGAACGAAAAAGGTTAAACATTGCATGGTTCATGTTAATCCGTATTAA
- a CDS encoding LacI family DNA-binding transcriptional regulator, which yields MKKITMKDIAIKAGVSKATVSMVLNKKDSKISKETKEKITKLAEDLNYIPNGIARSLTTKKSQTIGIILPDIINPFFSEMARAIEDTANKLDYNVIFCNTDSNFEKEESYIKLLISKLVDGVIFITGRGNKESLDILKQNNISFVLVDRYIENNQNYPGVYCLNKEGIVQGVEYLIKKGRQNIAFVTGNKDLSVSKQRIDGYIETMNKHNMNFEGLIFESDFTLDGGMQITEEILQYNKNIDAIFYSNDVMALGGLKVLKRKQFIVPEDINVIGFDNIKISNFIEPELTTIAQPIYDMGKKACELLIDVINNKDITKQVFFKTNLVKGGTS from the coding sequence ATGAAGAAGATAACTATGAAGGATATTGCCATAAAGGCAGGAGTATCAAAAGCGACTGTATCTATGGTATTAAATAAAAAGGATTCAAAAATAAGTAAGGAAACTAAAGAAAAGATAACAAAATTAGCTGAAGATTTAAATTATATACCAAATGGTATTGCAAGAAGCTTAACGACAAAAAAGTCTCAAACTATAGGTATTATTTTACCAGACATTATAAATCCATTTTTTTCGGAAATGGCAAGAGCAATAGAGGATACTGCAAATAAGCTGGATTACAATGTTATATTTTGTAATACTGATAGCAATTTTGAAAAAGAAGAAAGTTATATAAAGTTACTTATAAGTAAATTGGTAGATGGAGTTATTTTTATAACTGGAAGGGGAAATAAAGAAAGTTTAGATATTTTAAAACAAAATAATATATCATTTGTATTAGTAGATAGATATATAGAAAATAATCAAAATTATCCAGGAGTGTATTGCTTAAATAAGGAAGGTATAGTACAAGGAGTTGAATATCTTATAAAAAAAGGTAGACAAAATATAGCTTTTGTAACTGGAAATAAAGATTTAAGTGTTTCAAAACAAAGAATAGATGGCTATATAGAAACTATGAACAAGCACAATATGAACTTTGAAGGTTTGATATTTGAAAGTGATTTTACTTTAGATGGTGGTATGCAAATTACTGAAGAAATTCTACAATATAATAAAAATATAGATGCAATATTTTATAGCAATGATGTAATGGCATTAGGTGGGTTAAAAGTATTAAAAAGAAAGCAATTTATAGTTCCGGAAGATATTAATGTAATTGGATTTGATAATATAAAAATTTCTAATTTTATAGAACCAGAACTTACAACTATAGCACAACCTATATATGATATGGGTAAAAAGGCTTGTGAACTTTTAATTGATGTTATAAATAATAAAGATATAACTAAACAAGTATTTTTTAAAACAAATTTAGTTAAAGGTGGAACATCATAA